A single window of Pontibacillus chungwhensis DNA harbors:
- a CDS encoding DUF1444 domain-containing protein, producing MKMTSIKMKKLLESRLQNPNWKTRFNRDKDTFRVEWADTKQGIEISLPGIIAKYEQKKDQALDELEDHIQEALRIMNEKQQLSGKEKSIYPVIRAASFPTESNEGKALVTDEHTAETRIYYALDLGKSYRLIDHAMLEEEGLDQDRIREIARFNLRSLDTEVKQDEVAGNTFYFLSSNDGYDASRILNEALLEQMKAQSVGELAVAVPHGDVCIFADIQNASGYDVLAQMNMKFFAEGRVPITSLPFLYEDKSLEPIFILAQNKPKSEQ from the coding sequence ATGAAGATGACGAGTATTAAAATGAAGAAGTTGCTAGAGTCCAGGTTGCAAAATCCTAACTGGAAGACTCGATTCAACCGTGATAAAGATACATTCCGTGTAGAATGGGCAGATACGAAACAAGGGATTGAAATTTCATTACCAGGCATAATTGCGAAATATGAACAAAAGAAAGATCAGGCTCTTGATGAATTAGAAGACCATATTCAAGAAGCTTTACGTATCATGAATGAGAAACAGCAGTTATCTGGTAAAGAAAAGAGTATTTACCCTGTAATACGTGCTGCTTCTTTCCCCACGGAGTCCAATGAGGGAAAAGCGCTTGTTACCGATGAGCATACGGCAGAAACGCGTATCTATTACGCACTAGATCTTGGTAAGTCCTATCGTTTAATTGATCATGCGATGCTAGAAGAAGAAGGGTTGGACCAAGATCGAATCCGAGAAATAGCACGATTTAATTTACGTTCGCTAGATACGGAAGTAAAGCAAGATGAGGTGGCCGGGAACACATTTTATTTCTTATCCTCTAATGATGGATATGATGCGTCTCGCATCTTGAACGAAGCTTTACTTGAACAAATGAAGGCTCAAAGTGTGGGGGAACTAGCTGTAGCTGTCCCTCATGGCGATGTGTGTATTTTTGCAGATATTCAGAATGCATCTGGTTATGATGTCTTAGCTCAGATGAATATGAAGTTCTTCGCTGAAGGTCGTGTTCCGATCACATCGTTACCATTTCTCTATGAAGATAAGAGTCTTGAACCAATTTTCATTTTAGCTCAAAATAAACCGAAATCTGAACAGTAG
- a CDS encoding M42 family metallopeptidase, protein MNQETMSLFKTLTELQGAPGNEHAVRSFMKGELEKYSDEIIQDRLGGVFGVKKGDGPKVMVAGHMDEVGFMVSQITPNGMIRFQTLGGWWSQVLLAQRVQIMTDNGPVTGVIGSIPPHNLTPEQRKKPMEIKNMMIDIGADDADDAKKIGIKPGQQIVPICPFTPMANEKKILAKAWDNRYGCGLAVELMKELQGETLPNQLYSGATVQEEVGLRGAQVAANMIQPDIFYALDASPANDMNGDKKEFGQLGKGALLRIFDRTMVTHRGIRDFILDTAESNDIPYQYFISQGGTDAGRVHTSNEGVPSAVVGICSRYIHTAASMIHVDDYAAAKELITKLVRTTDQNTLEQIKQNG, encoded by the coding sequence TTTAAAACCTTAACAGAGCTCCAGGGAGCACCAGGTAATGAACATGCAGTTCGTTCTTTTATGAAAGGTGAATTAGAGAAGTACTCTGACGAAATCATTCAAGATCGTTTAGGTGGCGTATTTGGAGTGAAAAAAGGTGACGGGCCGAAAGTTATGGTGGCGGGTCACATGGATGAAGTTGGATTTATGGTTTCTCAAATTACTCCAAACGGTATGATCCGTTTCCAAACGCTCGGTGGCTGGTGGAGTCAGGTGCTTTTAGCTCAACGGGTTCAAATTATGACAGATAATGGCCCAGTTACAGGGGTAATTGGCTCCATTCCTCCTCATAATCTGACGCCTGAGCAACGGAAGAAACCAATGGAAATTAAAAATATGATGATTGATATTGGAGCAGATGATGCAGACGATGCTAAGAAAATCGGTATTAAACCAGGTCAGCAAATTGTTCCAATATGCCCATTCACACCAATGGCGAATGAAAAGAAAATTCTAGCTAAAGCATGGGACAACCGTTACGGCTGTGGCCTTGCTGTAGAGCTTATGAAAGAGCTTCAAGGCGAAACGCTTCCAAACCAATTGTATTCTGGTGCCACGGTTCAAGAAGAAGTAGGGTTGCGTGGTGCACAGGTAGCTGCTAATATGATTCAACCAGATATTTTCTATGCTCTTGATGCCTCTCCAGCGAATGATATGAATGGAGATAAGAAGGAATTTGGTCAACTGGGCAAAGGAGCTTTACTTCGTATCTTTGATAGAACGATGGTAACACACCGTGGGATTCGGGACTTTATTCTTGATACTGCCGAATCAAATGATATACCATATCAATACTTCATTTCACAAGGAGGAACAGATGCGGGGCGTGTTCATACTTCTAATGAAGGAGTTCCATCCGCTGTAGTTGGAATTTGTTCACGCTATATTCACACCGCTGCTTCTATGATTCATGTGGATGATTATGCGGCTGCTAAAGAACTGATTACGAAGTTAGTTCGGACTACTGATCAAAATACTCTTGAACAAATTAAACAAAACGGGTAA
- the ytpR gene encoding YtpR family tRNA-binding protein, with the protein MQVFYNRDGIGDVLIIPVAQGDRNELKQERFGDIVKITEQSNGKLLGYNIFNASTYVNINEKGAIQLTEEWLTSIHDVFQKNGLNEELHVDLSPKFVVGYVKEKEQHENADKLSVCQVDLGEETVQIVCGAPNVDAGQKVVVAKVGAVMPGGMEIKDAELRGVPSSGMICSAKELGLPDAPKEKGILVLEDTYEVGQPFELA; encoded by the coding sequence ATGCAAGTATTTTATAACCGTGATGGAATTGGAGATGTACTAATCATCCCAGTAGCGCAAGGAGACCGTAATGAATTGAAGCAAGAACGTTTCGGTGACATTGTGAAAATTACTGAACAATCAAATGGAAAATTATTAGGTTACAACATCTTTAATGCGTCCACGTACGTGAATATTAATGAGAAGGGGGCTATTCAGCTTACAGAAGAATGGCTCACTTCTATTCATGATGTATTTCAAAAGAACGGCTTAAATGAAGAACTGCATGTCGATCTATCCCCTAAATTTGTAGTAGGATATGTGAAAGAAAAAGAACAACATGAAAATGCTGACAAATTGAGCGTCTGCCAAGTCGACTTAGGTGAAGAAACGGTACAGATCGTATGTGGAGCTCCAAATGTGGACGCAGGACAAAAAGTCGTTGTCGCTAAAGTTGGTGCCGTGATGCCAGGCGGAATGGAAATTAAAGATGCTGAGCTACGTGGTGTTCCATCAAGCGGTATGATTTGCTCTGCAAAAGAACTTGGACTGCCAGATGCACCGAAGGAAAAAGGAATCCTCGTACTTGAGGATACGTATGAAGTAGGACAACCTTTCGAGTTAGCGTAA
- a CDS encoding thioredoxin family protein: protein MKTLESIEQYQDIIKGDKQTILLFSATWCPDCRVIEPFLPELEEAYNEVQFYYVDRDEFIDLCADLSVFGIPSFVAFKNGEETGRFVSKDRKSREEIETFIQGLSK from the coding sequence ATGAAAACATTAGAATCCATTGAACAATACCAAGACATTATTAAAGGAGACAAGCAAACGATCTTGTTGTTCTCTGCTACGTGGTGTCCAGACTGTCGAGTAATAGAGCCGTTCTTGCCAGAGTTAGAAGAAGCTTATAATGAAGTGCAGTTCTATTATGTGGACCGTGATGAATTTATTGATTTATGCGCTGACCTTTCTGTGTTTGGTATTCCTAGTTTTGTGGCGTTTAAGAATGGAGAGGAAACAGGTCGGTTTGTAAGTAAGGATCGTAAATCACGCGAGGAGATTGAAACCTTTATTCAAGGGTTGTCTAAATAA
- a CDS encoding YtoQ family protein, producing the protein MNLTVYLAGQIHDDWRNDLEKKAKEKGLPLQFVSPQTNHERSDSVGEDILGEQPGNVYRDDAASSINNLRTTVLMNKSDLVIALFGEKYKQWNTAMDAATAINQGIPTILVRPESLHHPLKELSNKANVTVETIEQALDVIGYIFE; encoded by the coding sequence TTGAATTTAACCGTTTATTTAGCCGGACAAATCCACGATGACTGGAGAAATGATTTAGAGAAGAAAGCCAAAGAAAAAGGTTTGCCTCTGCAGTTTGTAAGTCCTCAGACGAATCATGAACGTTCCGATTCCGTTGGTGAAGACATTCTAGGAGAACAGCCAGGGAACGTATACCGTGATGATGCTGCATCAAGTATAAACAATTTGCGTACCACTGTATTGATGAACAAATCCGATCTTGTCATTGCTCTTTTTGGAGAAAAGTATAAGCAATGGAATACAGCCATGGATGCTGCGACTGCAATCAATCAAGGTATACCGACCATACTTGTCAGACCGGAATCCCTTCATCATCCTCTAAAGGAATTATCGAATAAAGCTAACGTCACTGTTGAAACCATTGAGCAAGCATTAGACGTGATCGGGTATATTTTTGAATAA
- a CDS encoding DNA translocase FtsK gives MKNWLHQMRQEEQSPEDRQPPFPQEDETKHQKQQNQQQFQTKMMYQYPKQGNFRFPMIPDRQQEREPRKNYQRNTEQKNEEKNRKQNQRSSYESYKYSSSNEEKEWSKKDTYKPSSFDQGSPFTPSNVPSPIYGYGKREGHFSETVLDELPSFMKKTDEDDRLYESTLAKVLPETHPSSFIPEPVSEEEPTSSQEKDEPEIVEEPEKDNVVNFHMDEEQEQEYPPEEELSVVYDEDEDEDEDVPPTIIMYGSRNSEDEALEEDDVEEIDEEPTSVKEQESEAQGQELPPSTLEMDAQEEVSHSEDESVSEDEYTAYGMEDHQQESKSEDMLVEQEESLLEMETDENDSEWLDEEDDHPSDTMAFDNIDETFDAGVVEQLDTDGENESSVEQPETNRENESSVEHDRSELEDELEAEEVSEVNQESQEEVHPSEEEDAVALPHSAQQESEEEVAATQATAEEQRPKRRSRPFNVIMTPRDKRNRDQQKQAPSKTSAQEEMKEEVKVDEEEKEEHKVEEQIEKQLPVQSTIPPYHLLNDPPARVESEDEWIEEQMQLLETTLHNFHVKAKVVNAMKGPAVTRFEVQPEPGVKVSKITNLSDDIKMSLAAKDIRMEAPIPGKNAIGIEVPNQKSEAVGLQEILESDAFQGESSPLSVGLGLDIEGSPIVTDLKKMPHGLIAGATGSGKSVCINTILVSLLYKASHEDVKFLLIDPKMVELAPYNELPHLVAPVITDVKAATSALKWAVKEMEQRYERFVEEGVRDIDRYNDKMKAKGRLNDKMPYLVIVIDELADLMMMSPQDVEDAICRIAQKARACGIHLLLATQRPSVDVITGLIKANIPTRVAFSVSSQVDSRTIVDAAGAEKLLGRGDMLFLENGAGKTKRIQGAFVSDDEIERITNYVKKIASPNYLFEQEELMQQPNFEEAEDDLFEEAVQFVIDQNGASASLLQRRFKVGYNRAARLIDTMEEKGIISESKGSKPRDVYIDHAGFEELRREHE, from the coding sequence ATGAAAAATTGGTTGCATCAAATGCGACAAGAAGAGCAATCTCCAGAAGATCGACAGCCCCCATTTCCGCAAGAGGATGAAACGAAACATCAAAAGCAACAAAATCAGCAGCAATTTCAAACAAAGATGATGTATCAGTATCCAAAACAGGGGAATTTTCGCTTTCCAATGATTCCTGATCGTCAACAAGAACGAGAACCACGGAAAAACTATCAAAGAAACACAGAGCAGAAGAATGAAGAGAAAAACCGAAAGCAAAATCAACGCTCGAGTTATGAGTCATATAAATATTCATCATCGAATGAGGAGAAAGAATGGAGCAAAAAAGATACATACAAACCATCCTCCTTCGATCAAGGATCCCCCTTCACCCCAAGCAATGTACCATCTCCGATTTATGGGTATGGTAAAAGAGAAGGGCATTTCAGCGAAACGGTTCTTGATGAACTGCCATCCTTTATGAAGAAAACAGATGAAGATGACCGACTCTATGAATCTACTTTAGCTAAAGTATTACCCGAAACACACCCTTCCTCATTTATACCTGAACCTGTTTCAGAGGAAGAGCCCACTTCTTCTCAGGAAAAAGACGAACCAGAAATAGTTGAAGAACCTGAAAAAGACAACGTCGTTAATTTCCATATGGATGAAGAACAAGAACAAGAATACCCCCCTGAAGAAGAGCTTTCAGTGGTTTATGATGAAGATGAAGATGAAGATGAAGATGTTCCTCCAACCATTATCATGTATGGATCAAGAAATTCAGAAGATGAAGCGTTAGAAGAAGATGATGTAGAAGAAATAGATGAAGAGCCAACAAGTGTGAAAGAACAAGAATCCGAAGCACAAGGACAAGAACTTCCTCCTTCTACATTAGAAATGGATGCACAAGAAGAAGTATCACATAGTGAAGACGAATCTGTATCAGAAGACGAATATACAGCATATGGGATGGAAGACCATCAACAGGAGAGCAAATCTGAGGATATGCTTGTGGAACAAGAAGAATCATTATTAGAAATGGAGACTGATGAGAACGACTCGGAGTGGTTGGATGAAGAGGATGATCATCCTTCTGATACAATGGCGTTCGACAACATTGATGAAACATTTGATGCTGGTGTAGTGGAACAGCTAGACACCGATGGCGAGAATGAATCATCAGTGGAGCAGCCAGAAACCAATCGTGAGAATGAATCATCAGTGGAGCATGATAGAAGCGAGCTAGAAGATGAACTTGAAGCTGAAGAAGTTTCAGAGGTTAATCAAGAAAGTCAGGAAGAGGTTCATCCTTCAGAAGAAGAGGATGCTGTTGCTCTCCCTCACTCCGCTCAACAGGAAAGCGAGGAGGAGGTTGCGGCAACTCAAGCTACAGCAGAAGAACAGCGTCCAAAGCGCAGAAGCCGTCCATTCAATGTCATTATGACGCCTAGGGACAAGCGTAACCGTGACCAGCAGAAACAAGCCCCTTCAAAGACGTCTGCTCAAGAAGAAATGAAAGAAGAAGTGAAAGTAGATGAGGAAGAGAAAGAAGAACATAAGGTGGAGGAACAGATAGAAAAACAACTCCCTGTTCAGTCAACCATTCCTCCCTATCACTTATTGAATGATCCACCTGCACGTGTAGAGAGTGAAGATGAGTGGATTGAAGAACAAATGCAATTGCTCGAAACAACGCTTCACAATTTCCATGTAAAAGCAAAAGTCGTAAATGCAATGAAAGGCCCTGCAGTAACCAGATTTGAAGTACAGCCAGAACCTGGGGTGAAAGTAAGTAAGATTACCAACCTTTCTGATGACATTAAAATGAGCTTAGCTGCAAAGGATATAAGAATGGAAGCGCCGATCCCTGGTAAAAATGCAATTGGAATTGAAGTTCCGAATCAGAAGTCAGAAGCAGTCGGGCTGCAGGAAATCCTTGAAAGTGATGCTTTCCAGGGCGAATCCTCTCCGCTGTCTGTAGGGTTAGGTCTAGATATTGAAGGCTCTCCGATTGTAACAGACCTAAAGAAAATGCCTCATGGCCTAATTGCGGGTGCAACGGGGTCTGGTAAAAGTGTATGTATCAATACAATCTTGGTGAGTCTGTTGTATAAGGCAAGTCATGAAGACGTGAAATTTCTATTAATCGATCCTAAGATGGTGGAACTAGCCCCATACAATGAGCTTCCGCACCTGGTAGCACCTGTTATTACAGATGTAAAAGCTGCTACCTCAGCATTGAAGTGGGCCGTTAAAGAGATGGAGCAACGCTATGAGCGATTTGTAGAAGAAGGCGTACGCGATATTGATCGGTATAATGATAAAATGAAAGCCAAAGGCAGATTAAATGATAAAATGCCTTACCTGGTCATTGTCATTGATGAGCTAGCGGACCTAATGATGATGTCCCCTCAGGATGTTGAAGATGCGATTTGCCGAATTGCACAAAAAGCCAGAGCTTGTGGCATTCATTTATTACTTGCGACACAACGCCCATCAGTGGACGTTATTACGGGACTGATTAAAGCGAACATCCCAACCCGTGTAGCCTTTAGTGTCTCCTCACAAGTGGATTCAAGAACGATTGTAGACGCTGCCGGAGCAGAGAAGTTACTTGGTCGGGGAGATATGCTGTTCTTAGAAAATGGAGCAGGAAAGACAAAACGCATTCAAGGAGCGTTTGTATCCGATGATGAAATTGAGCGGATTACAAATTACGTGAAAAAAATCGCTTCACCAAATTACCTGTTTGAGCAAGAAGAGCTCATGCAACAACCTAATTTTGAAGAAGCAGAAGACGATTTATTTGAAGAAGCAGTTCAGTTTGTTATTGATCAGAATGGCGCCAGTGCATCACTCCTGCAAAGACGCTTTAAAGTAGGTTATAATCGTGCTGCACGCTTAATTGATACGATGGAAGAGAAAGGCATTATCTCTGAATCGAAAGGAAGTAAACCTCGTGATGTTTATATCGACCATGCTGGATTTGAAGAGTTGAGACGAGAGCATGAATAA
- a CDS encoding DUF84 family protein, with product MKIIVGSTNPAKLEAVQQIFSQDQVDGIEVSSKVSSQPFCDEETLEGAINRARECAKTEKGVVGIGLEGGVMELENDLYLCNWGALVDSEENTFVASGARIPLPDSIANELNKGKELGDVIDDYAKGENIRHHEGAIGVFTNELVNRSGMFAHIVQLLKGQYEFYYNKKGDE from the coding sequence ATGAAAATAATCGTTGGCTCTACCAACCCTGCAAAACTTGAAGCTGTCCAACAGATCTTTAGTCAAGATCAAGTGGATGGGATTGAAGTTTCCTCAAAGGTTTCTTCTCAGCCTTTTTGTGACGAAGAGACACTTGAAGGGGCGATTAATCGAGCTAGAGAATGCGCCAAGACTGAGAAAGGTGTTGTAGGAATCGGCCTTGAAGGCGGCGTTATGGAATTAGAGAATGACTTGTACCTATGTAATTGGGGTGCATTGGTAGATTCTGAAGAGAATACGTTTGTGGCCAGCGGTGCACGAATTCCTCTTCCTGATTCAATTGCGAATGAACTGAACAAAGGAAAAGAACTTGGCGATGTTATAGATGATTATGCAAAAGGCGAAAATATTCGTCATCATGAAGGGGCCATTGGGGTGTTTACAAATGAACTTGTAAATCGCTCAGGAATGTTTGCTCACATTGTACAGTTGTTAAAAGGTCAATACGAGTTTTATTATAATAAAAAGGGCGATGAGTAA
- a CDS encoding PTS transporter subunit IIC produces MGKLKAFLRKKGVTLSWREYVITALSYMALGLFSSLIIGLIIKTIGEQVTLPGAEMLVEMGTFAMDTKVWGGAIGVAIAYGLKAPPLVMFTALFSGAFGASLGGPAGAYVATLLSVEFGKLIHKETRLDIILTPLVTIFVGYGIASVIGPPVNTFMVSFGEVIQWSTDQRPFIMGIIVAVLMGWALTAPISSLAIALMLDISGIAAGAATVGCAAQMIGFATMSYRENGMGGWLAQGIGTSMLQVGNVLKKPILILPPTIAGAILAPIATVWLELENNAPGAGMGTSGFVGQIMTFQVYGFSWEILIQIILLHIVGPALITLLLSEWFRKKGWIQHGDLTIEYE; encoded by the coding sequence GTGGGGAAACTCAAAGCATTTTTGCGTAAGAAAGGTGTAACGCTTTCTTGGAGGGAGTATGTTATTACTGCCCTTAGTTATATGGCGCTTGGTCTTTTTTCATCATTAATCATTGGACTTATTATTAAAACAATCGGTGAACAAGTTACGCTTCCGGGAGCTGAAATGCTTGTGGAAATGGGGACGTTTGCCATGGATACGAAGGTGTGGGGAGGGGCCATTGGTGTTGCTATTGCTTATGGTTTAAAAGCCCCACCGCTTGTCATGTTTACGGCTCTCTTTAGTGGAGCATTTGGGGCGAGTCTAGGTGGACCAGCAGGGGCTTATGTCGCCACCCTACTATCAGTAGAGTTTGGAAAGTTGATTCATAAGGAGACTCGATTAGATATTATCTTAACGCCTCTTGTCACCATCTTTGTGGGTTACGGAATAGCCTCTGTGATTGGTCCTCCCGTTAATACTTTTATGGTAAGCTTTGGTGAGGTTATTCAGTGGTCAACCGATCAACGTCCTTTTATTATGGGGATCATCGTAGCCGTATTAATGGGATGGGCATTGACAGCTCCGATTTCTAGCCTCGCGATTGCGCTTATGTTAGACATTAGCGGAATTGCCGCAGGTGCGGCTACTGTAGGGTGCGCAGCTCAGATGATTGGCTTTGCTACAATGAGTTATAGGGAGAACGGAATGGGCGGGTGGTTAGCTCAAGGCATAGGAACATCGATGCTCCAAGTCGGTAATGTCTTGAAGAAGCCAATCCTTATTTTACCTCCTACAATTGCTGGAGCCATTTTAGCTCCTATTGCTACGGTGTGGCTTGAGCTTGAGAACAATGCTCCTGGCGCTGGAATGGGGACAAGTGGATTTGTAGGCCAAATTATGACGTTTCAGGTCTACGGCTTTTCCTGGGAAATTCTCATTCAAATCATTTTGTTGCATATTGTTGGTCCAGCCCTTATCACTTTGTTATTATCAGAGTGGTTTAGAAAAAAAGGTTGGATCCAACATGGGGATCTTACAATAGAGTATGAATAA